AAAGCAGCGCTGGCAGCGCGGCAGAGTATGTGTATGAAGCCGAAGAGATGCGCTGATGGTCTACAACCTCTTCATTGCCTGCACAGAACCCTCCTGCTGCGCACAAGGGCCCTGACAACGAGCCAACAATCATGTCGACTTCAGTCGCATCCACGTTTTGGGCCTCCGTAACACCGCGCCCAGTTCTGCCTAGAACACCGTAGGACCAGCTTTCGTCGAGGATGAGGCGGAACTTGTACTTGAGCTTTAGCTCGATCAGCTTGGGCAAATCGACAACGTCGCCTGTGTTCTCGAACAGGCCCTCAGTGATGATGAAGCGCCTCGTGAGGGGCTTGCCAGCCTGCTCCTTGATGACTCTTTGTAACACCTTTTCCAGGTCCTCCATGTTGTTGTGTTCGTACCATCGCACCGTGCTTCTGGAAATCTGAATGCCTTTTCGTACGGGGAAGTTGACTGCATTGTCCGCAACAATGATATCGCCGCGCTTGCAGAAAGAGGGGATCACACTCGATATAGTGGAGAAGGATTGCGCGTAGATGATGCACGCCGGGACCCCCAGGTGCGCAGCAACGTCCTGCTCGGTTTTCATGTGTACATCCTGTGTGCCGTAGAACCCTGGAGGGCCGCAAGGGCCCACGCCGTAGGTGCGGAGGGTCTGGATGGCTTTCTCCTTGAGCGTCTCGTTTGCGACGAAGTTGTAGAAGTTGAAGGAGGCGAGGTTCGTAACGGTGCGGCCATTCGAGAGCTTCGACTTGGGCCCGGTAGGTCTGCGTCATCGTTAGCATTGCGACGCGCCAGTATGTCACAGTCGCCGGGCGCCATACCCCACAATCACAGGCCTCTTCTCGTTGTCGAGCTCCTCGAAAGGAGTCGGCGCAGCGACAAGCGGCTCGGGCGTCCAGTCCTCTACCAGTTCATCGATCTCCTATTCTCCCGTCAGCCCAGAGTTCCCCTTCTCTGCTTCTGTTTCACTCGCACAACGTACCGCGTCTGTAAGATGCACCTTCTTTTGTGTACTATACTTGGGCGCAAGCAAGTACCTCACCGCGAAAAGGAACAAGAACAGCTCCACTGCGCTTCTGACCGGGTCGTTCTGGTAACTTGACTTTATGTAGCGCACCGCAATGGAAGAGCCGGGTATCCTCTCCAGATAGGCATTAGCGTCGTTTAGAAACCGGACGGTCGCATTTTGTATTTCGTGTAGGTCCATGTTGGTACCTGTTGTGGCGGTGCTGGTTGTGAATAAATGGTGGACCTCCAAGTCTGGGGGTTGCGGCGACACGCGGAGGAGAGCAGCGGAACGTCAGCACCACGTCTACCGGTAATTTCCCTCACGTGTTTTTTGGGACGTTAATCTCGTCCGAGTTCATGAAACAGTACCACGACACCGAGCATTGGCAAAGACAAAACATGACAATCGTTGGCATCACACATTACTAGAAGCGGGTTGAAGTGGAAAACTTCGTGTGTTTCAAATGTAGTGCAATCTCTGTCTAACATATTCGCCGTTCCATGAACCAAAACGATCCCATCGTAGTATATGTGCAAAGCCCGCGTTTCAAGCGGAGTAGTTGATCAAAAAAAGAGAGAAGTTGAAGTGCTTGTAGCTCCGCTCAACACCTCGAAACAGAAAGAAATGCTAAGTCGAATATTACAGTCGTGATGGAACCAACTACGTCTCCACGCTATGCTTCCGCCCATGTTTTACAATGCAAAATGTCAAAGTTGCTGATCGCCATGTATCAACCAGTCGTCAGGAACTTTTCAGTACGCCAAGTAACGACGGAAGCGAGCAGCTGCGTCAGTCGTGGCCGCAGCGGCGGTCGTAGCGGCGCTGTCACCACTGTCGCCGCCCTGATATGGCGGACATGTATCTTGGATACATTGGCCGGTGACTTGTGCCGAAGTGTCGTTGTTGCTGTAACCAGTAGGCTGGAGGAGCTCGTACGGAAGATTGACCTTCAGCTTGATCTGCTTGCCAGCAACAATAGGGCCAACGATGATAGCAAGGAAGACAACGAGCAATACGAAGTACAAGATAGCGTAACGGATCACTCTGCGCTTGCGGAGCTTGGTCTGCTTCAAGGAGTAAATCGGAGGACGGATCTGACGACTATAAATTGTTAGATTATACGCTGAGGGAAAGAGGGGGAAGACACATACCTTGGTCGCAGCCAGAACAGCATGACAGAGTGGAACTTGTCGGCGTACGGAATCAAGATGATCGGAAGCATGAAGAAGAGCAAAACGTGGCCAAGGATGAAGTCGGCGGCAAAGAACCCAAGCTCGGTGATCTTGCAAAGGAACTCACGGCCAGGCTGGGTCAGTGTGTGCCAGCCCATGGTGTACCATTTACCAGTCCACCAAGCAATGTTGGAGGTATCAGCCTTGAACTCACGAGTGAGAGCAAGGGTGATGATGAGCTTGAAGATGAAACGCTGAATGGCGACCACGGCAACCATGCCTGAAAGGGCTCTTGGGAAACTGAAGCCTTCCAGGAACATCATGACAACGAAGAAAACAAGCAGCATGATGACAGCAATAGCGTGGGCAATAGCGGCAAGGACAGCACCGAACTTCTTGCAGCACATGCCGAGAAGAGGTCCTGCGCAACAAGCCAGGGCAAAGAGACCACCGAGAACACCAGCGTTGACAGCGATGGGACCGACTGCAATGACTGCGACACGGATCAGAGCGCCGGAAGCCTTGGGAGTTTGTCCGTTGCTGAGGGTAGCCGAATCAAGGTCAGTCTGGCGGTTCGGGACACCGGTCTGAGCGTTGATGAAGAGATACGGGATGACGGTGACAGCAAC
The Ascochyta rabiei chromosome 17, complete sequence DNA segment above includes these coding regions:
- a CDS encoding Serine C-palmitoyltransferase, which translates into the protein MDLHEIQNATVRFLNDANAYLERIPGSSIAVRYIKSSYQNDPVRSAVELFLFLFAVRYLLAPKYSTQKKVHLTDAEIDELVEDWTPEPLVAAPTPFEELDNEKRPVIVGPTGPKSKLSNGRTVTNLASFNFYNFVANETLKEKAIQTLRTYGVGPCGPPGFYGTQDVHMKTEQDVAAHLGVPACIIYAQSFSTISSVIPSFCKRGDIIVADNAVNFPVRKGIQISRSTVRWYEHNNMEDLEKVLQRVIKEQAGKPLTRRFIITEGLFENTGDVVDLPKLIELKLKYKFRLILDESWSYGVLGRTGRGVTEAQNVDATEVDMIVGSLSGPLCAAGGFCAGNEEVVDHQRISSASYTYSAALPALLSTTASETIALLQEQPEILTGLRERIEAMRAQLDPRSDWVRCSSSAENPIMLLVLKDEVVAAKNFSVEDQNQILRDVVDECLANGVLITRLKAFPLGLGVNPRDAGWQPVPALKVCVTSGLTKKETEKAGVIIRHAITKIISRRK